A genome region from Arachis duranensis cultivar V14167 chromosome 6, aradu.V14167.gnm2.J7QH, whole genome shotgun sequence includes the following:
- the LOC107492631 gene encoding xylan glycosyltransferase MUCI21: MVHYHRYHQPRKASDPIITKDEESQQNLVMDCSTSSYYKRTRPKLLSFLFLITFLSCCYVLAPLFLPPSFTFSLLYSPATENDALVVNDSMCSSVSSGTICCDRTGYRSDICLMKGDIRTHSPSSSIFLYNSGIINNVSRNVGAEKGKGDQILQHERIRPYTRKWEKSVMETIDELNLISKRVNFGNSGHGCDVKHDVPAVFFSNGGYTGNVYHEFNDGIIPLYITSQHFNKKVVFVILEYHNWWITKYGDILSHLSDYPAIDFRGDNRTHCFPEAIVGLRIHDELTVDSALMQRNKSIVDFRNLLDKAYWPRIHGLIQDEEREAQEKLRKQMSSSPSSESEPESESPQKQEYIIKQKVQENPLKKPKLVILSRDKSRAITNENSMVKMAEEIGFEVEVLKPDRTTELAKIYRSLNASDVMIGVHGAAMTHFLFLRPGSVFIQVVPLGTTWAAETYYGEPARKLGLKYIGYEIQIRESSLYEKYDKNDPVLRDPESITKKGWEFTKKIYLDSQNVVLDLRRFRKRLQHAYEYIVSKSNHRTE; this comes from the exons ATGGTTCACTACCACAGGTACCATCAACCCAGAAAAGCTTCAGACCCCATTATCACAAAAGATGAAGAATCACAACAGAACCTTGTCATGGATTGTTCAACCTCTTCTTACTACAAGAGAACAAGGCCCAAGTTGCTCTCTttcctcttcctcatcactttCCTCTCTTGCTGCTATGTCCTTGCACCACTCTTCCTTCCCCCTTCTTTCACCTTCTCTCTCCTCT ACTCTCCTGCAACTGAAAATGATGCTCTTGTTGTAAATGATTCTATGTGTTCTTCAGTTTCAAGTG GAACTATATGCTGTGACAGAACTGGTTATAGGTCTGATATATGTTTGATGAAAGGAGACATTAGAACACACTCCCCTTCCTCTTCAATCTTCCTCTACAACTCAGGAATCATCAACAATGTTTCAAGGAATGTTGGAGCTGAAAAAGGCAAAGGGGATCAGATACTTCAGCACGAAAGGATTAGGCCTTATACTCGAAAATGGGAGAAGAGTGTAATGGAGACCATTGATGAGCTAAACCTCATCTCAAAGAGAGTGAATTTTGGTAATTCAGGCCATGGTTGTGATGTCAAACATGATGTCCCGGCCGTGTTCTTCTCGAATGGGGGCTATACCGGCAATGTGTACCACGAATTCAACGATGGAATCATTCCTTTGTACATTACCTCCCAGCATTTCAACAAGAAGGTTGTGTTTGTGATCCTTGAATATCACAATTGGTGGATCACCAAGTATGGAGACATTCTTTCTCACCTTTCGGATTATCCGGCCATCGATTTTAGAGGAGACAACAGGACTCATTGCTTCCCTGAAGCCATTGTTGGCCTTAGAATCCATGATGAGCTCACGGTGGATTCGGCTTTGATGCAAAGGAACAAGAGCATTGTTGACTTTAGAAACCTTCTTGATAAGGCCTATTGGCCCCGGATTCATGGATTGATTCAAGATGAAGAAAGGGAAGCACAAGAAAAGTTAAGAAAACAAATGTCTTCATCCCCATCATCAGAATCGGAACCAGAATCAGAATCTCCACAGAAACAAGAGTACATAATTAAGCAAAAAGTACAAGAGAATCCATTGAAGAAACCCAAGTTGGTTATTCTCTCTAGAGACAAATCAAGAGCCATAACAAATGAAAATTCTATGGTTAAAATGGCTGAGGAAATCGGCTTTGAAGTCGAAGTCTTGAAGCCAGACAGAACAACAGAATTGGCCAAGATTTATAGGTCACTGAATGCAAGTGATGTGATGATCGGCGTCCACGGCGCAGCAATGACACATTTCTTGTTCTTGAGGCCTGGCTCAgtgttcattcaagttgttcCTCTTGGGACAACTTGGGCTGCAGAAACATATTATGGTGAACCTGCAAGAAAACTTGGTTTGAAGTACATTGGCTATGAAATTCAGATTAGAGAGAGCTCTTTGTATGAGAAGTATGATAAGAATGATCCTGTTCTAAGGGACCCCGAAAGCATCACAAAGAAAGGTTGGGAATTCACAAAGAAGATTTATCTTGATAGCCAAAATGTTGTGTTGGATCTCAGAAGATTCAGAAAAAGGTTGCAGCATGCTTATGAGTACATTGTCTCCAAATCAAATCACAGGACAGagtaa